One genomic region from Anaerobacillus sp. CMMVII encodes:
- the plsY gene encoding glycerol-3-phosphate 1-O-acyltransferase PlsY, whose product MAIFVSVLVGYLLGSISFSYIFGKRLKKVDIRQHGSGNAGATNTLRVLGVGPAIAVLLLDAIKGILAVLLGFYLVGEGIAPALAGLAAIVGHNWPVFLRFKGGKGVATTIGVLATLVFWPALIAGVLAIISIAITRFVSLGSLLFLLLTTLITSMFRDYFIYPIEYVYLLIIVTILSIWRHRANIVRLSKGNESKIGKKVK is encoded by the coding sequence ATGGCTATATTTGTTTCCGTCTTAGTAGGATACCTACTAGGATCAATTAGTTTTAGTTATATATTTGGAAAAAGACTGAAAAAGGTTGATATTCGTCAACATGGAAGTGGAAATGCAGGAGCGACAAACACACTAAGGGTTTTAGGCGTTGGTCCCGCGATTGCTGTTTTGCTGTTAGATGCAATAAAAGGAATTCTAGCGGTCTTACTAGGCTTTTATTTAGTTGGTGAAGGAATTGCACCTGCCTTAGCTGGTCTTGCAGCTATTGTGGGGCATAATTGGCCTGTATTCTTACGTTTTAAGGGTGGAAAAGGGGTTGCAACGACAATAGGAGTACTTGCAACCCTTGTATTCTGGCCGGCTCTAATTGCTGGAGTTCTTGCGATTATCAGTATTGCAATTACACGTTTTGTGTCTCTTGGTTCATTACTATTTTTGCTTTTAACAACCTTAATAACGAGTATGTTTCGTGATTATTTCATTTATCCAATTGAGTATGTATATTTACTTATCATTGTTACCATTTTATCAATATGGAGACATCGGGCAAATATAGTAAGACTTAGTAAAGGAAATGAAAGTAAGATTGGGAAAAAAGTAAAATAA
- the folE gene encoding GTP cyclohydrolase I FolE, with translation MCFEKFDHKKIEEAIVMILEAIGEDPSREGLLDTPKRVAKMYEEVFQGLQQDPKEHFATVFSEDHEELVLVKDIPFYSMCEHHLVPFFGKAHVGYIPKGGKVTGLSKLARAVEAVAKRPQLQERITSTVADAMVETLQPLGVIVVVEAEHMCMTMRGVKKPGSSTVTSAVRGAFANNPAARAEVLSLINAR, from the coding sequence ATTTGTTTTGAAAAATTTGATCACAAAAAAATTGAAGAAGCGATTGTCATGATCCTAGAAGCGATTGGAGAAGATCCTAGCAGAGAAGGATTATTGGATACACCTAAACGAGTAGCAAAAATGTATGAAGAAGTTTTTCAAGGGTTACAACAAGATCCTAAAGAACATTTTGCTACAGTATTTAGTGAAGATCATGAAGAGTTAGTTCTTGTTAAAGATATTCCATTCTATTCAATGTGTGAACACCATCTGGTTCCTTTTTTTGGTAAAGCTCACGTTGGTTATATTCCTAAAGGGGGAAAGGTAACTGGTTTAAGTAAATTAGCTAGAGCCGTTGAAGCAGTTGCCAAGCGCCCACAACTACAAGAAAGAATTACGTCAACGGTTGCTGATGCAATGGTTGAAACCTTGCAACCACTTGGTGTCATAGTTGTCGTAGAAGCTGAGCATATGTGCATGACAATGCGTGGAGTTAAGAAGCCAGGCTCATCAACAGTGACTTCTGCAGTCCGTGGAGCATTTGCTAACAATCCAGCTGCGCGGGCAGAAGTGTTATCATTAATTAATGCAAGATAA
- the hepT gene encoding heptaprenyl diphosphate synthase component II, with protein MKLTDIYWHLRSDIAKIEKELEATIDAKHPILKKASAHLLKAGGKRIRPVFVLLAAKFGNYDIEKIKQVAVPLELIHMASLVHDDVIDDADLRRGKKTIKSKWDNRVAMYTGDYIFARAIEMATNCEKPEVHQILSDAMVEMCIGEVEQIRDQYNWNQNFRLYLRRIKRKTALLIAVSCRLGGLAADAPRDVQLSLYRFGYNVGMAFQITDDILDFIATEKELGKPAGSDLQQGNVTLPALYSMCHNLKLRQQIVSLINSESADKKVMSEIIEGIKATGGVDHSFEISDRYLNKAFKELEKLPDIPAKESFYQIAKYIGTRKY; from the coding sequence ATGAAGTTAACAGATATATATTGGCATTTACGCTCAGATATAGCAAAAATTGAAAAAGAATTAGAGGCGACAATTGATGCTAAGCATCCCATCTTGAAGAAAGCCTCGGCTCATTTACTAAAGGCTGGAGGCAAGCGAATTAGGCCAGTATTTGTTTTGCTTGCTGCTAAATTTGGTAACTATGATATTGAAAAAATTAAGCAAGTTGCTGTACCGTTAGAACTGATTCATATGGCTTCCCTTGTTCATGATGATGTAATTGATGATGCTGATTTACGTAGAGGTAAGAAAACGATTAAATCTAAATGGGATAATCGTGTGGCTATGTATACAGGTGATTATATTTTTGCAAGAGCCATTGAAATGGCAACAAACTGTGAGAAACCAGAAGTTCACCAAATATTATCAGATGCGATGGTAGAAATGTGTATTGGGGAAGTAGAACAAATACGAGACCAATATAATTGGAATCAAAACTTCCGATTGTATTTACGCAGAATAAAGCGAAAAACTGCACTTCTTATTGCAGTAAGTTGTAGGTTAGGTGGATTAGCTGCTGATGCACCAAGAGATGTACAACTTAGCTTGTATCGCTTCGGCTACAATGTTGGAATGGCCTTTCAAATTACCGATGATATCTTAGACTTTATCGCTACAGAAAAAGAACTAGGAAAGCCTGCTGGCAGTGATTTACAACAGGGGAATGTAACTTTACCAGCCTTATATAGTATGTGTCACAATCTGAAGTTACGTCAGCAGATCGTTAGCTTGATTAATAGTGAGAGTGCTGATAAAAAAGTGATGAGTGAGATTATTGAAGGGATTAAAGCGACTGGTGGAGTTGACCATTCGTTTGAGATCAGTGATCGTTATTTAAATAAAGCATTTAAAGAACTTGAAAAGCTTCCTGATATCCCTGCTAAAGAATCCTTCTATCAAATAGCTAAGTATATTGGAACAAGAAAGTATTAA
- a CDS encoding menaquinone biosynthesis protein, whose translation MGLVIGEISYTNMLPLYYYLDRDYLNRIGCMFIPQIPAQLNEAMSKGAIDVGGISSFSYGEHVDQYTLLPNLSVSAPKNVGSIFLFSKVPITQLDGKKVALTSSSATSVNLLKIILQTFYQMDVSYTVMKPDFNEMLKDHDACLLIGDDAIVTLWGLSPDFHRYDLGQIWYEHTKLPMTFAVLAVRNEILERENERISILYDGFMTSKNKCLENNYSEMISSIRKDLSGSKTYWENYFQGLNHDLTDKHIEGLYLFYDKATELGLLKKVNKISLWSALDHCHSI comes from the coding sequence ATGGGTTTAGTTATTGGAGAAATTTCCTATACAAACATGCTTCCACTTTATTATTATTTGGATCGGGATTATTTAAATCGTATTGGATGCATGTTCATTCCACAAATACCCGCGCAGTTGAATGAGGCTATGTCAAAAGGGGCCATAGATGTTGGGGGGATATCTTCGTTTTCTTACGGTGAACATGTAGATCAGTATACTCTCTTACCTAATTTGTCTGTATCTGCACCCAAAAATGTTGGATCTATCTTTCTTTTCTCTAAGGTACCAATTACCCAATTGGACGGAAAAAAAGTAGCATTAACATCAAGTTCAGCTACATCTGTAAATTTATTGAAAATCATATTGCAAACATTTTATCAGATGGATGTAAGTTATACGGTGATGAAGCCTGATTTTAATGAAATGTTAAAAGACCATGATGCTTGTTTGTTAATTGGCGATGATGCAATTGTAACATTATGGGGATTGTCACCTGATTTCCATCGTTATGATTTAGGGCAAATTTGGTATGAACATACCAAATTACCGATGACATTTGCTGTTTTAGCTGTTCGTAATGAGATCTTGGAAAGAGAAAATGAAAGAATCAGTATTTTATATGATGGATTTATGACAAGTAAGAATAAATGTCTTGAAAACAATTATTCAGAAATGATTTCCTCAATCAGGAAAGACTTAAGTGGTTCAAAAACATATTGGGAAAATTATTTTCAAGGTTTGAACCATGACTTAACTGACAAACATATTGAGGGGCTTTATCTTTTTTATGATAAAGCAACAGAGTTAGGGTTGCTTAAGAAAGTTAACAAAATATCATTATGGAGTGCATTAGATCATTGTCATTCCATTTAA
- a CDS encoding protein-glutamate O-methyltransferase CheR encodes MDDYQGFILNVKSKTGIDLSLYKEAQMKRRLSSLRDKRGFNDFLSYFQAMIRSQELFDEFLERMTINVSEFYRNPIRWEVLERKVLPRLLQSNRRLRVWSAACSTGEEPYTLAMILNKQGVADNTTIIATDIDRSILDRARAGIYTDRSMKDVPKEMLAKYFLNDGMGFRVKDEIKNMITFKQGNLLADKFEQNFDLIICRNVMIYFTEEAKDELYHKFSRALRPGGTLFVGSTEQIFNPGEYGFENEDTFFYRKPFS; translated from the coding sequence ATGGATGATTATCAGGGTTTTATCTTAAATGTAAAAAGTAAGACTGGCATCGATTTGTCATTATATAAAGAAGCACAAATGAAGCGGAGATTAAGTTCTTTAAGAGACAAACGTGGGTTTAATGATTTTTTAAGTTATTTTCAAGCAATGATTAGAAGTCAAGAATTATTTGATGAATTTCTTGAAAGGATGACGATTAACGTTTCAGAATTTTATCGGAATCCAATACGGTGGGAAGTACTTGAGAGAAAAGTGCTACCACGTCTCTTACAATCGAATAGACGATTGAGGGTCTGGAGTGCAGCATGTTCTACAGGGGAAGAGCCCTACACGTTAGCGATGATTTTGAATAAGCAAGGGGTTGCGGATAATACTACAATTATTGCAACAGATATAGATCGATCTATTTTGGATCGAGCCAGGGCTGGTATTTATACAGATCGTTCTATGAAAGATGTACCGAAAGAAATGCTTGCAAAGTACTTTTTAAATGATGGCATGGGCTTCCGAGTCAAAGATGAGATAAAGAACATGATAACTTTTAAACAAGGGAACTTATTAGCTGATAAATTTGAGCAGAACTTTGATCTCATCATTTGCCGAAACGTGATGATTTATTTTACTGAGGAAGCAAAAGACGAACTTTACCACAAATTTAGTCGAGCATTGCGTCCGGGTGGAACTCTTTTCGTAGGAAGTACAGAACAAATCTTTAACCCAGGTGAATATGGATTTGAAAACGAGGATACTTTTTTTTATCGAAAGCCCTTTTCGTAA
- a CDS encoding DUF2768 domain-containing protein, with protein sequence MTEGLLKMWVSFIAMGLMFFAVFGSVFARKKLSGIFQKIVLGIAFICIVFAGIIILLLVVNVPTV encoded by the coding sequence ATGACTGAAGGGTTGTTAAAAATGTGGGTTTCGTTTATAGCTATGGGTTTAATGTTTTTTGCTGTTTTTGGTTCAGTTTTTGCTAGAAAAAAATTATCAGGTATTTTCCAGAAAATAGTATTAGGAATAGCTTTTATATGTATCGTTTTTGCGGGCATTATTATTTTATTACTAGTCGTAAATGTTCCTACCGTCTAA
- a CDS encoding UbiX family flavin prenyltransferase, whose translation MISTEKIFTVGITGASGAIYGVRLVQELLKADYKVHLIVTEAGWQVFKEELLLETSDRQKLLNELFPHAVGKLHYHTLRDFTAPIASGSYRNEGMVIIPCSMGTLSGIANGASGNLLERTADVMLKESRKLILVPRETPFNQIHLENMLKVSKVGGKLIPAMPGFYQLPKSMDDLINFVVGKVLDNIGVDHQLFTRWGD comes from the coding sequence ATGATATCAACAGAGAAGATTTTTACAGTAGGAATTACGGGGGCTAGCGGTGCAATTTATGGTGTAAGACTTGTTCAAGAACTATTAAAAGCCGATTATAAAGTTCATTTAATTGTTACTGAAGCAGGATGGCAGGTATTTAAAGAAGAACTTCTTTTAGAGACCAGTGATCGTCAAAAACTCTTAAACGAACTTTTTCCTCATGCTGTAGGAAAGCTTCATTATCATACATTACGTGATTTTACAGCACCAATAGCTAGTGGTTCTTATCGTAATGAAGGAATGGTCATTATTCCTTGCTCGATGGGGACCTTGTCAGGTATTGCGAATGGGGCTTCTGGGAACCTCTTAGAGCGAACTGCAGATGTAATGCTAAAAGAAAGTAGAAAACTTATTCTTGTTCCTAGAGAAACCCCATTTAATCAGATTCATCTTGAAAACATGCTAAAAGTTTCTAAGGTAGGAGGAAAGCTCATTCCAGCTATGCCAGGTTTTTATCAGCTACCTAAGTCAATGGATGATCTAATTAATTTTGTAGTTGGTAAGGTACTAGATAATATCGGTGTTGATCATCAACTCTTTACCCGATGGGGGGATTAA
- the mtrB gene encoding trp RNA-binding attenuation protein MtrB, whose product MTSNDDFIVIKAKENGVNVIGLTRGSDTRFHHSEKLDKGEVMIAQFTDHTSAIKIRGKAIIQTKHGEVETDS is encoded by the coding sequence ATGACAAGTAATGATGATTTTATTGTTATTAAAGCAAAAGAAAACGGCGTCAATGTTATCGGCTTAACTAGGGGTTCAGACACACGGTTTCACCATTCAGAGAAATTAGATAAAGGTGAGGTTATGATCGCCCAATTTACAGACCATACTTCTGCTATAAAAATTCGAGGCAAAGCAATCATCCAAACGAAACACGGTGAAGTTGAGACTGATAGCTAA
- a CDS encoding stage VI sporulation protein F, with the protein MGNNNNFFDNLEKKTNVKQQDIFNLANSVSGANFKDEQTVRNLIQQVAKLANRSVPKEKEDELVKTIVNNNMPVDFASLAKMFGKK; encoded by the coding sequence GTGGGAAACAACAACAACTTCTTTGATAACTTGGAAAAGAAAACAAACGTAAAACAACAGGATATCTTTAATTTGGCAAATTCAGTTAGCGGTGCTAACTTTAAGGATGAACAAACAGTACGTAACCTGATTCAACAAGTAGCGAAATTAGCAAATAGATCGGTCCCAAAAGAAAAAGAGGATGAACTTGTTAAGACAATTGTAAATAATAACATGCCAGTAGATTTCGCATCTCTTGCAAAAATGTTTGGGAAAAAATAG
- a CDS encoding HU family DNA-binding protein, with protein sequence MNKTELINAVAEKSSLSKKDATNAVDAVFEAITDSLQSGDKVQLIGFGNFEVRERAARKGRNPQTGEEIEIAASKVPAFKPGKALKDAVK encoded by the coding sequence ATGAACAAAACAGAATTAATTAATGCGGTTGCTGAGAAGTCAAGTCTTTCTAAGAAAGACGCAACTAATGCAGTTGATGCTGTATTCGAAGCAATTACTGACTCTCTTCAAAGTGGGGATAAAGTACAACTTATCGGATTCGGTAACTTTGAGGTGCGTGAGCGCGCGGCTCGTAAAGGACGTAACCCTCAAACAGGTGAAGAAATTGAAATCGCTGCTAGCAAAGTACCAGCATTCAAACCTGGTAAAGCCCTTAAGGATGCAGTAAAATAA
- a CDS encoding NAD(P)H-dependent glycerol-3-phosphate dehydrogenase, producing MAKVAVIGAGSWGSALSIVLTDNNHQVSLWGRDEVQMREINENHTNEKYLPGITLSQNILGFTNIEEAIAGVEAILLVVPTKAMREVLGEIRPFLKSSVTFIHASKGIEPDSLKRISEMIEEEIPEKFRKSVVVLSGPSHAEEVSLRQPTTVTSSSLQMEAAEYVQDLFMNMHFRVYTNPDLIGVEIGGALKNIIALGAGLTNGLGFGDNAKAALMTRGLAEIARLGIKLGASPLTFAGLSGLGDLIVTCTSVHSRNWRAGNLLGQGQSLDEVLENMGMAVEGVRTTKAAYQLAIREGVEMPITTVLYDVLFNNKQPQVAVDELMGRVKTHEVEDLRL from the coding sequence ATGGCAAAAGTTGCAGTTATTGGTGCAGGAAGTTGGGGAAGTGCTTTAAGTATAGTTTTGACTGATAATAACCACCAGGTTAGTCTCTGGGGACGTGACGAAGTGCAGATGCGCGAAATTAACGAAAATCATACAAATGAAAAGTATCTACCTGGAATTACCTTATCTCAAAATATCTTAGGCTTTACAAATATAGAAGAAGCAATTGCTGGAGTCGAAGCGATTTTACTAGTAGTCCCTACGAAAGCAATGCGGGAGGTTTTAGGGGAAATAAGACCTTTTCTTAAATCATCAGTAACGTTTATTCATGCTAGTAAGGGTATTGAACCTGACAGTTTGAAACGTATTTCTGAAATGATAGAGGAGGAAATACCTGAAAAATTTAGAAAGTCTGTAGTCGTTTTATCTGGCCCAAGCCATGCGGAAGAAGTAAGTCTGCGTCAACCAACTACAGTTACTAGTTCTTCTTTGCAAATGGAAGCAGCTGAATATGTTCAAGATTTATTTATGAATATGCATTTTCGCGTCTATACAAATCCAGATTTAATTGGAGTTGAAATCGGAGGTGCGTTAAAAAATATAATAGCTCTTGGAGCTGGCTTAACAAATGGTTTGGGTTTTGGAGATAACGCAAAAGCGGCGCTAATGACAAGGGGCTTAGCTGAGATTGCTCGTTTAGGAATAAAATTAGGAGCTAGCCCATTAACCTTTGCAGGTTTATCGGGGTTAGGAGACTTAATTGTAACGTGTACGAGTGTTCATAGCCGTAATTGGCGAGCAGGTAATCTATTGGGACAAGGGCAGTCACTAGACGAGGTACTAGAGAATATGGGAATGGCAGTAGAAGGTGTCCGAACAACTAAAGCGGCTTACCAATTAGCCATTCGTGAGGGTGTAGAAATGCCAATTACAACTGTTCTTTATGATGTATTGTTTAATAATAAACAGCCACAGGTAGCTGTTGATGAGCTTATGGGGCGAGTGAAAACTCATGAGGTAGAAGATTTGCGTTTGTAA